Proteins co-encoded in one Pseudarthrobacter chlorophenolicus A6 genomic window:
- a CDS encoding TerC family protein — MQVTPLIWIITLAVTVLFFVYEFFAHVRKPHEPSIGESARWSAFYIGLALLFGVGIGMVFGWNFGGEYFAGYLTEKALSIDNLFVFLIVMSGFAVPKKYQQKVLMIGIVIALILRGGFIAIGAGLIENFSWIFYIFGALLLFLAYKQAFGSHESNPADGKFMQLVRRVLPVTDEYHGDKLTVKKDGSRFFTPMMLTIIAIGFVDLIFAVDSIPAIYGLTNEAYIVFTANAFALMGLRQLFFLIGGLLERLVYLAQGLAVILAFIGVKLVFHALHVNELSFINGGQPLLWVPEIPIWFSLVFIAATIAVATVASLMKTRGDGDKNDRHTVKGGPVTATSEEDRETGSSSDDDMSPTVRAQK, encoded by the coding sequence ATGCAGGTAACACCACTCATCTGGATCATCACCCTTGCGGTGACCGTCCTGTTCTTCGTTTACGAGTTCTTCGCGCATGTGCGCAAACCCCACGAGCCGTCCATCGGTGAATCAGCCCGCTGGTCCGCCTTCTATATCGGACTGGCGTTGCTGTTCGGTGTGGGGATCGGTATGGTCTTCGGCTGGAACTTTGGCGGTGAGTACTTTGCCGGCTACCTCACCGAGAAAGCCCTCTCGATCGACAACCTGTTTGTCTTCCTCATCGTGATGAGCGGGTTCGCTGTCCCGAAGAAGTACCAGCAGAAGGTGCTGATGATCGGCATCGTCATTGCGCTGATCCTGCGCGGCGGCTTCATCGCCATCGGCGCGGGCCTGATCGAGAACTTCTCCTGGATCTTCTACATCTTCGGCGCGCTGCTGCTGTTCCTGGCTTACAAGCAGGCGTTCGGCAGCCACGAGTCCAACCCCGCCGATGGCAAGTTCATGCAGCTGGTGCGCCGCGTCCTGCCCGTCACTGACGAGTACCACGGTGACAAGCTCACGGTGAAGAAGGACGGCAGCCGCTTCTTCACCCCCATGATGCTCACCATCATCGCCATCGGCTTCGTGGACCTGATCTTCGCCGTTGATTCCATCCCAGCCATTTACGGGCTGACCAACGAGGCGTACATCGTCTTCACCGCCAACGCGTTCGCCCTGATGGGCCTGCGCCAGCTGTTCTTCCTGATCGGCGGTTTGCTGGAACGCCTGGTGTACCTGGCCCAGGGCCTGGCAGTGATCCTCGCCTTCATCGGCGTGAAGCTCGTCTTCCACGCTCTGCACGTCAACGAGCTGTCCTTCATCAACGGCGGCCAGCCGCTCCTGTGGGTCCCGGAAATTCCCATCTGGTTCTCGCTGGTGTTCATCGCCGCCACCATTGCAGTGGCCACGGTTGCCAGCCTGATGAAGACGCGTGGCGATGGCGACAAGAACGACCGCCACACGGTGAAGGGCGGCCCGGTTACCGCTACGTCCGAGGAGGACCGGGAAACTGGTTCTTCTTCCGACGACGACATGAGCCCGACTGTCCGCGCGCAGAAGTAG
- a CDS encoding diacylglycerol/lipid kinase family protein produces MADDAALAAAFDRVVLIFNPGKPGMHARIEDLQSMLNREFPSLPVSVLPTTHAGHARELARTEAGLGAPLMVSVSGDGGYNEVVNGVMDVAGSRAVCAVQPAGNANDHHRSLPDQSLPQAIREASVRRIDLLRVTFRDGDRQDVRYAHSYVGFGLTPLMAVGIEKGGKGKVLELVSVARTLSKLRPFELVRADGATARFDSLILANISRMAKYGTVSESDQPDDGRFEVVTLPHAGRWKMALMTLRAVTLGLGRQPSVSTYEFTMRDAAPCQIDGEVVHCQAGTQVLVESAHGALATI; encoded by the coding sequence ATGGCTGACGATGCGGCACTGGCTGCAGCTTTTGACCGTGTGGTCCTAATATTCAATCCCGGCAAACCTGGCATGCATGCCAGGATCGAGGACCTTCAAAGCATGCTCAACCGGGAATTTCCGTCGCTCCCGGTCAGCGTGCTGCCCACCACTCACGCTGGGCACGCCCGCGAGCTTGCGCGGACAGAAGCAGGGTTGGGCGCGCCGCTGATGGTGTCCGTAAGCGGAGACGGCGGGTACAACGAGGTGGTGAACGGCGTCATGGACGTCGCAGGAAGCAGGGCGGTGTGTGCCGTGCAGCCGGCGGGCAACGCCAACGATCATCATCGAAGCCTGCCGGATCAGTCGCTCCCGCAGGCGATCCGGGAGGCGAGTGTCCGCCGCATCGACCTGCTCCGCGTCACGTTCCGGGACGGTGACCGCCAGGACGTACGGTACGCCCACTCCTATGTCGGGTTCGGGCTCACGCCGCTGATGGCAGTGGGGATCGAAAAGGGCGGCAAGGGGAAAGTCCTGGAACTCGTCTCCGTGGCGCGGACGTTGTCCAAGCTCAGGCCTTTTGAGCTGGTCCGCGCGGATGGTGCCACCGCCCGGTTCGACAGCTTGATCCTGGCCAACATCTCCCGGATGGCGAAGTATGGGACGGTCAGTGAGTCTGACCAACCGGATGACGGGCGTTTCGAAGTGGTGACTCTACCGCACGCCGGGCGGTGGAAGATGGCGTTGATGACGCTGCGCGCGGTCACGCTGGGATTGGGGCGGCAGCCGAGCGTCAGCACGTATGAGTTCACCATGCGGGACGCTGCGCCGTGTCAGATTGACGGCGAAGTGGTGCACTGCCAGGCAGGAACGCAGGTACTGGTTGAGAGCGCCCATGGAGCCCTCGCCACCATTTGA